The genomic region TAAGCCCCGGTGGAAAAGGACTTAATGCAGCAAGGGTTATAAGCAGACTTGGTACATCACCCCATCTGATTACGACGATAGGTGGTTGTGTTGGTGAGTGCATAATGAGAGGACTTGAGGAGGAATCTGTCCCGTTTGAGTATGTAAAGATAGAGGGTGAAAGTAGGGTAAATACAATTCTTGAACAGAGAGGGAAAAAGAGTCATGTTCTCATAGCCTGTCGAGGACCTGTTCTCAATGAGAAGGAGATAAAAGAGCTTGAAGATAGAATATGCAGTCATTCGCCGGATTTCCTGATTTTAGGCGGAAGTGTCCCACCCGGGCTTCCTGATGACTTCTATGCAAAGGTTATAAAGCACTTTAAAAAGAAAGGGTGTAACGTTCTTGTTGATGCGGATGGTGAGCTTTTAAGGAAGGCGATAATGGCACTGCCTTTTGCTATCAAACCTAATAGGCACGAGCTTGAGAGACTTGTCGGCAGACCTTTATTTGATTTTAACGACATTGTTAAAGCGTCTAAAGAAATTGTAACTCAGGGTGTTGAGGTGGTTATAACTTCTCTTGGCAGGTATGGTGCCGTTGCTGTTACGGAAGAAAAAGTCATAAGGGTTGTTCCACCTGAAGTTAAGGTTGTCAATACAGTTGGTGCTGGCGATTCTGTTGTCGGTGGTTTTATCTATGCACTTGATAAAGGTGAAAATCTTGCAGAAGCAGTAGCTTTTGCAGTTTCGTGTGGAACTGCAACGGTTATGAGAGAAGGGCCAAAACTTTGCAAACCGGACGATGTTTACGATATCTATGAAAGGGTAGTTATTTCGTATCTTGATTAGTGGCGGGCCCGGGAGGATTCGAACCTCCGACCTACGGATTAGAAGTCCGTTGCTCTATCCAGCTGAGCTACGGGCCCCGGTGGAAGAAAATGGTCGGGGCAGCCCGATTTGAACGGGCGGCCTCGTGCTCCCAAGGCACGCGCTCTAACCAAGCTGAGCTATGCCCCGAATTGACAGAGGTAAATATAGGAAATGTTCCTCCCTTTGGCAAGTCCATGTACGGGTTCAATACATGGTGATACTTTCCTTTTTGTAATGTTAAAACGTTATTTTTCTAAAGTTCAAAGCCACAGAATTTTTTCACCTTCTATCAGGCTACCAAACGTTTCTCTTTCCCTTATAACCTTAAAATCTCTGTTAGAGACAAGAACTTCAGGCGGTCTAACTCTGGAATTGTAGTTTGAAGCCATTGAAAACCCATACGCTCCAGCACTTAAAATCGCAAGGATATCCCCCTGCTCACACCTTCCCACTCTCCTGTCCTTTGCAAAAATATCACCGGTTTCACAGACAGGACCCACAACATCCACAATTTCCACAGTTTCCTTCTTCTCTACAGGAACAATGTGGTGATAGGCATCGTAAAGAGAAGGTCTCATACAGTCGTTCATTGCAGCATCAACGATGTAAAATGTTTTTCCTTCTTTCCTCTTAACGTACAGAATCTCTGTAAGAAGAAGACCTGAATTACCGGAAATCCTCCTTCCCGGTTCTAAAATCAACTTACAATCAAGCTCTTTTACAAAAGGAACAATCATCTCGGCAAGAGAGGAAGCAGCAGGCGGTTTTTCTTCCGGATGATAGTTTATCCCAAGACCTCCACCTGCATCAAAATATTCAATATCAAGACCTTTATCCCTTAAAGCCTTAACTAAATCTGCCACCTTTGACGAAGCTTCTTTAAATGGAGAAACATCAAGTATCTGAGAACCTATGTGGAAGTGAATGCCAACAGGCTCTATCCATCTCATCTCTTTAGCTTTCATGTAAACATCAAAAGCTTCATCGTAGTCAATACCAAACTTACTTGTTCTCAATCCGGTTGAGATATAAGGATGAGTCTTCGGGTCAACATCAGGATTCACCCTAACAGCTATCTTTGCCTTCTTTCCAATTTTTTCTGCCACCCTATTAAGTGTTTCTAATTCCTGACGAGATTCAACGTTAAACATAAGTATTCCGCAAGAGAGAGCGTATTCCATTTCATCTCTTCTCTTCCCAACACCTGCGAAAACAATTTTTTCCGATGGTATTCCAGCATTAACAGCACGGAATATCTCACCAGCTGAAACGGTATCAGCACCTGCTCCCATCTCTGCAAGAAGTTTAAGAATAGCAATGTTTGAACAAGACTTAACGGCAAAAGCAGTAAGATGTCCAACATCACCAAATGCAGAATCAAACTCATTAAACCAATAGGAAAAAGCAGCTTTACTGTAAACATAAGCAGGTGTCCCTATCTTTTTAGCTACCGCCTGAACATCAACATCCTCAACAAAAAGTCTTCTGCCTCTATATCCTATAAACGGGAAAATCTCTTCCATGATAACCTCCAGAATTTTGTAAAGGCTATTTTACACTTTGTTTAAAAGTTACCCCATTTAAGCCAAGAATAGTTTCTGTATATGGAAAAATGTAATCTGCTACAAGTGTTGAATTCCTGAACTTCTGTCCCTCTCCAGATAGAAAGTAAGAACTGTTTAAGTCTTTTCCAGAAATCTTTTCAGTAACACCGTAAAGGTAAAATTGATTAAACAGGAGAAAAACAAGAAAAGCTGAGAAAACAAAGAAAACATACTTTACATCAAGTTCGAAAATCAAAATCACAAACACGATAAAAGAAACAATAAATATGATTGTAAAGGGTACAGAAACATGAATAACGCCGGGATGTAAAACTTTAAAAAGCCATTTCACAAAGACTATCAAAATCTCTCCAGCCTTTTCCGTCAAAGCGGTTAAAAACTTAATCTTAAATAGCGTAACTTCCGAAAGAAAACAAAGCAGAAGAAAAAGCGTGAAAAGAGGTGTTATAACAAACATAGAAATTGGCGAAAGAAGATTTACCGTTTTAAATCTAAAAACAACATAAGGAAGTGTAAATAAAAAAGGAAAGAGCACCAGAAAAATCTTCTTCTTAAAACCATCTGACTGCATGGCGGCAAAAATTCCCAAAGCACCAAGGAAAGAAAGTATAAAACCTGCAGAAATGGAAAAAAAGAGAGTCATCAAAAAGGCAGTCAAGACAGTTATATAGACGTAGTCAACCCTCCTGCCGTGGATTTTCAGAAAAACGGCAAAAAGGATAAAAAGGTAAGCCCTAACAGCAGAAACGGGAAATCCTGTAAAAGGCATTAAAAGAGTAAGAATAAAAATCGCTCTTTTAAGAGAAAACATCCTGAAGAGCTTTAGCCAGACCGCTATGAATCCAAAAACGACAGCAACATGAAGACCGGATATGGCAAGCAGCGGATAAATTCCCGTCAGTGCCATGTAAGCTTTAATGCTCTCAGGAAGGTTGTATCTAACGCCAAGAGTAACTGCCTCCACAAGGGAAGAGACGGGATAATCCAAGGAAGTTTCAGCACGCTGAGACAGGGCAAATCGAGCCCTCTCAAAGAAAGAAGAAAGCCCTCCTTTTTCAACAACACTTCCGTCCTTTTCAGAAACTACATCACCGACAGAAACAGAATCAAAAACAGGTAAATACCTGCCATCCGTTAAAAGTGCAACTTTTCCTTCTCCGCTTTCAAAAATCCACTTAACTTTCGGAACGAAAGGGAATGAGAAGAGCGAGAGAAAATAAACAAACAGTGAAACGAAAACGGCTGTAATCAGGATCTCTTTAATACCGTACTTTGAAGTGTAAACAATAAAAACAACACCCATGAAAGGAACTAAAAACAACGCTTTCAATTTTATAGCTACTGACAGAAGAAAAAGGAAAAGAACGAAAAGCGTATGCCTACTTACTTTCAAAGAACGCCTCGTATTTCTTTTTCATTTCAGGCGTATAGACTCTATTTCTCTTATCCTCATATATGACAAGGGGTGGGAGAACTTCCATGCCCTTTCCACCACCCTTTCTTGCCTCCAAAAGAAACAGATTGGCCTTTTCTTCCCGTGAAGGTTGTATAAATCTTATTCTCTTAGGCTCAAGATTTTTACTGCGGCAGAAAAAGATTGTATCCACAAATCTTTCAACAGGACAGACCAGATAAAATCGCCCCTTCCACTTTAAAAGGTAAGCCGCTGCCTCTATAAAGTCTTTTAACGTACCTTCAATCTCATGTCTTGCTATTGCTTTATAGTTATCCGGATTTATCAATCCCCTCTTCACTTCTTTAAAAGGAGGATTTGTAACAACAACATCAAACCTTTCCGCGGGGAAACAGCTCCTAACATCCTTTACATTAAGACAGAAGACATCAAGTCTATCTGTAAAACCATTAACTTCTGCGTTCAGTTTTGTAAGTTCCACGCACTCTTTAACAACGTCAACTGCTGCACCTGTAATATCTTCGTACTTTTCAAGCAAAAGCAGAGGAATAACGCCGCTGCCGGTTCCAAGGTCTATAAAACGTTCACCGGGCTGACAACGGACAAAATCGGCAAGCAAAAAGGTGTCCGTCCCAAAACGAAACCCTCTCCTCTTCTGATATATAACAAGCGATTCTTTTAAAAAAGTTGTCCTGTCTAACCCGGAAATGTCAATCACAACTAACCCGAAAGAGATTTAAGAACAACATAACCTATAACAAGAATGGCAAGGGTAACAAGAACTATGCCGCCGTAAGATGGCTTATAACTGCTAACGATATCTTCCCAGTTTTCAGGAAGTTTACCTTTATCAACACGCTTCCCTACCTCTTCAAGAAGATTTTTAAAGTTTTCTACAGAATCATCAATCAAATAACCATCCTTATTTCCGGTAACAATAAACAGGAATGTCCGACGGCGGGAAGAGAACCCAACGGATTCAATGTCGCTCCACTTAACGAAACCGCTCTTAAAAAGATCCCTTATCTCTATCCCTTCCTCAGAAATAACAACTTCGCGCTTCAAAAGTGCCACCAACCTTAAAAGAACGGGAACAACCAGAACCGCAAGAACGAAAAAGTTGATGTTCACACCATATTTCACAGCAACAGATACGAGGAAAACCACATATAATAATGTCAAAACAGCATAAGCAGCAATATAGAGGGGTAAACTCCTAAACCTTCTCATTACTTCTCCATTATAGCCTTAACGGTAACTTCGAATCTCTCAAGGCCTTTCTTAATGTTCTCCATCGATGTTGCGTAAGAAAACCTCATATACCCGGGATAACCAAATGCTGAACCCGGAACCGCTGCAATTTTTGCATTTTCAAGAAGGAAATCTGCAAATTCAAAATCATCCTTGAAGCCACCTTTTTCAATTACCTCCTTAACATTTGGAAAGGCATAAAAAGCCCCTTTTGGCATTGTGCACCTAACACCGGGAACTGAATTTAACCTTTCAACCATGTAACGTCTTCTTTCATCAAAAGCTTTAAGCCAATCGTTTAGGAAATCCTGAGGCCCCTTAAGAGCGGCAACTCCAGCTTTCTGCGCTATTGCGTTAACATTTGAAATAGACTGAGAATTTATCTTTATCATAGAAGAAATTATTTCCTCAGGACCGGCAGCGTAACCTACTCTCCAGCCTGTCATTGAATAGGCCTTTGAAAGGGCGTTTATCGTAACAGTAACGTTTTTAATTTCAGGTGAAAGAGAAGCAATGCTTACGTGCTTTTCTCCATCGTAGAGAAGTTTCTCATAACACTCGTCAGAAGCGATTAGTATTCCCCTTTCGGCACAAAATTTTCCTATTTTCTCTAACTCTTCAACAGGAATAACAGCACCTGTAGGATTACTTGGAGAACAGAGAATTAAAAGCTTCGTTCTATCTGTAACAGCTTTTTCCAAAAGCTCAACTGTAAAGACAAAACCGTTCTTTTCAGATGTTTCAACGAAAACGGGTTTTCCGCCAGCAAACTTAACCTGTTCGGGATAGGTTACCCAGTAAGGTGCAGGAATAATAACTTCGTCTCCCTCCTCTATAACAGAAAGCATAAGTGAAAAAAGGGCAAACTTTGCACCGTCGGTTATAACAACTTGTGAAGGGGAATAATCTATACCGTTATCCAATTTCAATTTTTCAGCAACGGCCTCCCTCAACTCAGGAATACCAGCAGCAGGCGTATATCTTGTAAAACCTTCATTCATGGCTTTTATTGCTGCCTCTTTTATATGTGACGGCGTTTCAAAATCCGGTTCTCCTGCACCAAAACCAATAACATCAATACCTTTTCTTCTCATCTCCTTTGCCTTGGCAGTAATTGCCATTGTAGGTGAAGGACTCATATTAACAACACGTCGTGAAAGTTTTACCATTCTTATCCTCCAGATAATTAAATTGGAACATTTCTAAAGAAAATTATAACTTATATTTATTAACCACAGGGCAGGGAAGAAAAGGAAATTGAAAGGCGGGGGAACACCCCGCTTATCGTCAAAGTTCTATCTCTTTATGTCTTGAAGCGTGACACTGAATATTAACGGCAACAGGTAGAGAAGCTATGTGACATGGATACCATTCTATTTTAACATCAAGCGCTGTAACCGTCCCACCAAATCCGGCTGGTCCTATTCCTAACTTATTTATCTTTTCAAGGAGTTCCTCTTCCAGCGCCGCATATCTTGGATCGGGATTTCTGTCACCTATCGGTCTCATAAGAGATTTTTTTGCAAGATAGGCCACTTTTTCAAACGTTCCACCAATACCGACACCAACAATTATTGGTGGGCACGGATTGGGCCCAGCTTCACTTACTGTTTCAAGGACAAACCTCTTAACACCTTCTACACCATCAGCCGGTTTAAGCATCGCAAGACGGCTCATATTTTCACTTCCACCACCCTTAGCAGCCATCTTAATCTTCAACTTATCACCTGGAACAATTGAGTAGTGAATAATTGGTGGCGTATTGTCTCCCGTGTTTTTCCTGTCAAAAAGCGGATCTGTAACGATGGACTTCCTCAGGTAACCTTCTGTATAACCTTCGGCAACACCTTCTTTTATTGCCTCGTTTATATCACCACCAACAATCCTGACATCCTGTCCTATTTCAATAAAGAGAACGGCAAATCCAGTATCCTGACAGTAGGGAATTTTCTTCTCCGAAGCTATGGCAGCGTTTTCCTTCAGAATTTCAAAAACGTTTCTTCCAACAGATGATTTCTCTTCTTTTATCCCTCTGTCAAAGGATGCAAGAACATCCTTCGGAAGATAGTAATTAACATCCATACAGAGATTCTTAACCGCTTCCCTTATCCTATCAACATGAATTTCTCTCATCTCTCCATCTCCTAAAGAGGAAGTTTATCAACAAGGTTCTTAACAGACTCAACAGATTTCCTCCATTGAGCCCATTCTTCGTCAGAAAGTTCCAGCTTTATAACCTTCTCCACACCATTCTTACCAAGAACAACAGGCACGCCAACACAAAGACCTTCAGCACCGTAATACTCTCCTGCATCACCTTCAAGATAGACACTGCAGGAAATAATCTTCCTCTTATTCCAGAGAATTGATACTGCCATATCAAGGATGGAAGCAGCTGGTGCGTAAAAAGCACTTCCCCTTTTAAGCAGCGAAACTATTTCACCACCGGCAAACCTTGTTCTGTCAACAAGTTTGTCAAGCTCTTCATCGGAAAGGAAATACTTAACAGGAATACCGCTAACCGTTGTATATCTTCTAAGAGGAACCATGTCGTCACCATGGCTTCCTATAACAAAAGCCCTTATGTTTTCAACGGATATTCCTGTCTTTTCCGAAAGGAAATAAGCAAAACGGGCAGCGTCAAGAGCTCCAGCCATTCCCATAACTCTGTGAGACGGAAATCCTGATACTTTGAGTGCCGTATATGTCATAGCATCAAGAGGATTCGTAACAACGATAATGAACGCTTCTGGAGAGTACTTTTTAATCTGTTCCGTTACACTCTTAACAACCTCAAAGTTTTTAAAAAGAAGGTCATCCCTGCTCATACCTGGCTTTCTTGGAAAACCGGCCGTTATTACGACAAGGTCAGAATTTGCAGTATCTTCGTAATTTCCAGTTCCTATAACTCTTGAGTTAAAGCCTAAAATCGGAGAAGCCTCCATAATATCAAGAGCTTTTCCTTTTGCAATTCCTTCATCGATGTCAATAAGATACACATCGGCAACTTCTCTCCTGGCAAGAAGAAGTGCAAGAGTAGCACCTATGTTTCCGGCTCCAACTATTGTTATTTTTTTTCTTTCCAATTTTCGCCTCCTGAAAGTGGAATTTATGAAACGGAAGGGATAGTTATTTTATCACATCAGAACTAAGCCTCTTCTTTCCCAGACACATTAAGAATCAACATAACCGTTCCTATAAAGACAGCAATATCGGCAACATTGAAAGCAGGCCAGTGATACTTCCCCACGTGAAAGTCAAGAAAATCCACGACCGTTCCGTAGATAATTCTATCATAGAGATTACCAAGTGCACCGCCAAGAATAAGAGACAAAGAAATTTTTAAATACAGAGGATACTCTTTTTTTGTCAAAAGAAGATAAATTAGAGCCACTACAATAACAGCCGGAAAAGCGATAAGCATCAAAAATCTGCCAGCACCCGTTGACGATGAAAAAATACTAAAAGCGGCGCCTTTGTTCTCCGCAAATACAAGGCTAAAAAAATCAGGAATAACAGTAACAACCTTCCCTTTCAAAAATCTCATAGCGAATATTTTGGTTATCCTATCAATAATAAAAACTGCACTAACAACCAAAAAAGGGATCAAACATCACCTCCATATACCTGAAAATCTACTGAGAAAAAATCCAAGATGAAAAAGAAAGGGTGCAATGATTGAACCGCTTTCCTCGTAAAGAATACCACAAACAATAGAAATGAAAAAATAAGAAACGGAACACAGGTTCCTTGAAATTGACAAAAAAACAAGAAAATAAAGAAAACTGGAAATAAGGTTCAACCTTGACACTCTCCAGAAGATATATTCATTTTCAAAGACAGAGTAGAAAAATCCTTTAAAGAAAAATTCCTGAGAAAAAGCATCAATAACCGCTACGGGAAGATAAATCCAGCTCGCAAATGGGAGAAAAATAAGGAACGAGAGACCATAAACAAATCCCTTTTTAAAGTTTTTAAATCCCAGTTCTTCAAACCGCTTTTTGTAAATCAGAACAGGAACAGCAACAAGACAGATAACGTTAACAAGAGGCTCTAAAAGCGGATAAAGCGTAACGGACAATCCTTCCCCTACAAAAAAGGCGAAGTAAGGCTTCATAAACTGACACCTTTCACACCGCTTCAAAAACACGACAAACCTTCCATGTGATAAAATTTTCACTAAAATTATGCAACAGAGGTGATAGAAATGGCAAATTACAGTGTTAAGGTTTTCATATCTTATAGAGAGGGCATCCTTGACCCTCAAGGTGTTGCAGTGGAGAAGGCAGCTCACAGCCTCGGTTTCGAAAAGGTAAAAAACGTCCGCGTTGGAAAATACATCACACTGGAAATAGAAGCTAACTCAAAAGAGGAAGTGGAGCAGGAAATAAGAGAAATGGCAAAGAGATTTTTAGTAAACCCTGTAATTGAAGAGTACACTTTTGAAATCTCAGAAAAATAACAGAGGTTAAAGATGAAATTTGGCATACCAGTTTACCCGGGAAGCAACTGCGACAAAGATATAGGATGGGTTGTAGAGAAAGTTTTAGGCAAAGAGGTAAAGTACCTCTGGCATGAAGAAAGGAATCTTTCCGACATCGATTGCATAATAGTCCCGGGTGGATTCTCCTATGGCGACTACTTAAGAGCCGGTGCAATGGCAAAACTTTCTCCAATATCAGAAGCAATATGTGAGTTTGCCGAAAAAGGTGGCCTTGTAATGGGCATCTGTAACGGCTTTCAGATACTTCTTGAGATGGGACTCCTTCCGGGAGCAATGATGCCCAACAAAAGCCTCTCCTTTATCTGTAAATTTGTTTACCTGAAAGTAGAAAACAACGAAACACCCTTCACTTCGTTGTACAAAAAGGGTGAAGTCGTAAGAATACCAATCGCCCACGCAGAGGGAAACTACACCTGCACGCCGGAAATTCTGAAGGAAATCGAAAAGAACGGACAGGTGGTGGTAAGATACTGTTCGCCGGAAGGAGTGGTAAGCGAAGAGTTCAACCCAAACGGTTCCCTAAACAACATAGCGGGAATATGCAACAAGAAAGGCAACGTGTTCGGCCTTATGCCTCACCCCGAAAGGGCATCCGAAGAAGTCCTTGGAAGCACAGATGGATTTAGAATGTTCAAATCCATAGTTGAAACTCTTTTAAAAGCGTGAGACGATGAAACGGCCTTCATGGGACGACTACTTTTTATCCATAGCTTACATGGTCTCCAGCCGTTCCACGTGTTTGAGGAGGAAAGTTGGTGCCGTGCTTGTCAAGGACAAAAGAATAATTGCAACCGGTTACAACGGTGCACCGTCAGGACTGCAGCATCCTGATGAGGTGGGATGCCTTAGAGAAAAGTTAAACGTACCAAGCGGTGAAAGGCACGAGCTGTGCAGAGGATTACACGCTGAACAGAACGCAATAATACAGGCTGCTCTCCACGGCGTCTCAACCAAAGGTGCCGTTCTTTACTGCACCCACTGTCCATGCAGCCTGTGCACAAAGATGTTAATAAATGCAGGTATCAAAAAAATCATATACGTTGAAGGTTATCCGGATTGGCTCGCAG from Desulfurobacterium sp. TC5-1 harbors:
- a CDS encoding 1-phosphofructokinase family hexose kinase, which codes for MIASVCPNPCLDVYYYTTVLIEDDTNRVENPYLSPGGKGLNAARVISRLGTSPHLITTIGGCVGECIMRGLEEESVPFEYVKIEGESRVNTILEQRGKKSHVLIACRGPVLNEKEIKELEDRICSHSPDFLILGGSVPPGLPDDFYAKVIKHFKKKGCNVLVDADGELLRKAIMALPFAIKPNRHELERLVGRPLFDFNDIVKASKEIVTQGVEVVITSLGRYGAVAVTEEKVIRVVPPEVKVVNTVGAGDSVVGGFIYALDKGENLAEAVAFAVSCGTATVMREGPKLCKPDDVYDIYERVVISYLD
- the lysA gene encoding diaminopimelate decarboxylase, producing the protein MEEIFPFIGYRGRRLFVEDVDVQAVAKKIGTPAYVYSKAAFSYWFNEFDSAFGDVGHLTAFAVKSCSNIAILKLLAEMGAGADTVSAGEIFRAVNAGIPSEKIVFAGVGKRRDEMEYALSCGILMFNVESRQELETLNRVAEKIGKKAKIAVRVNPDVDPKTHPYISTGLRTSKFGIDYDEAFDVYMKAKEMRWIEPVGIHFHIGSQILDVSPFKEASSKVADLVKALRDKGLDIEYFDAGGGLGINYHPEEKPPAASSLAEMIVPFVKELDCKLILEPGRRISGNSGLLLTEILYVKRKEGKTFYIVDAAMNDCMRPSLYDAYHHIVPVEKKETVEIVDVVGPVCETGDIFAKDRRVGRCEQGDILAILSAGAYGFSMASNYNSRVRPPEVLVSNRDFKVIRERETFGSLIEGEKILWL
- a CDS encoding ComEC/Rec2 family competence protein, with protein sequence MKVSRHTLFVLFLFLLSVAIKLKALFLVPFMGVVFIVYTSKYGIKEILITAVFVSLFVYFLSLFSFPFVPKVKWIFESGEGKVALLTDGRYLPVFDSVSVGDVVSEKDGSVVEKGGLSSFFERARFALSQRAETSLDYPVSSLVEAVTLGVRYNLPESIKAYMALTGIYPLLAISGLHVAVVFGFIAVWLKLFRMFSLKRAIFILTLLMPFTGFPVSAVRAYLFILFAVFLKIHGRRVDYVYITVLTAFLMTLFFSISAGFILSFLGALGIFAAMQSDGFKKKIFLVLFPFLFTLPYVVFRFKTVNLLSPISMFVITPLFTLFLLLCFLSEVTLFKIKFLTALTEKAGEILIVFVKWLFKVLHPGVIHVSVPFTIIFIVSFIVFVILIFELDVKYVFFVFSAFLVFLLFNQFYLYGVTEKISGKDLNSSYFLSGEGQKFRNSTLVADYIFPYTETILGLNGVTFKQSVK
- a CDS encoding tRNA1(Val) (adenine(37)-N6)-methyltransferase, giving the protein MIDISGLDRTTFLKESLVIYQKRRGFRFGTDTFLLADFVRCQPGERFIDLGTGSGVIPLLLLEKYEDITGAAVDVVKECVELTKLNAEVNGFTDRLDVFCLNVKDVRSCFPAERFDVVVTNPPFKEVKRGLINPDNYKAIARHEIEGTLKDFIEAAAYLLKWKGRFYLVCPVERFVDTIFFCRSKNLEPKRIRFIQPSREEKANLFLLEARKGGGKGMEVLPPLVIYEDKRNRVYTPEMKKKYEAFFESK
- a CDS encoding PH domain-containing protein, encoding MRRFRSLPLYIAAYAVLTLLYVVFLVSVAVKYGVNINFFVLAVLVVPVLLRLVALLKREVVISEEGIEIRDLFKSGFVKWSDIESVGFSSRRRTFLFIVTGNKDGYLIDDSVENFKNLLEEVGKRVDKGKLPENWEDIVSSYKPSYGGIVLVTLAILVIGYVVLKSLSG
- a CDS encoding pyridoxal phosphate-dependent aminotransferase, with protein sequence MVKLSRRVVNMSPSPTMAITAKAKEMRRKGIDVIGFGAGEPDFETPSHIKEAAIKAMNEGFTRYTPAAGIPELREAVAEKLKLDNGIDYSPSQVVITDGAKFALFSLMLSVIEEGDEVIIPAPYWVTYPEQVKFAGGKPVFVETSEKNGFVFTVELLEKAVTDRTKLLILCSPSNPTGAVIPVEELEKIGKFCAERGILIASDECYEKLLYDGEKHVSIASLSPEIKNVTVTINALSKAYSMTGWRVGYAAGPEEIISSMIKINSQSISNVNAIAQKAGVAALKGPQDFLNDWLKAFDERRRYMVERLNSVPGVRCTMPKGAFYAFPNVKEVIEKGGFKDDFEFADFLLENAKIAAVPGSAFGYPGYMRFSYATSMENIKKGLERFEVTVKAIMEK
- a CDS encoding fumarate hydratase, which translates into the protein MREIHVDRIREAVKNLCMDVNYYLPKDVLASFDRGIKEEKSSVGRNVFEILKENAAIASEKKIPYCQDTGFAVLFIEIGQDVRIVGGDINEAIKEGVAEGYTEGYLRKSIVTDPLFDRKNTGDNTPPIIHYSIVPGDKLKIKMAAKGGGSENMSRLAMLKPADGVEGVKRFVLETVSEAGPNPCPPIIVGVGIGGTFEKVAYLAKKSLMRPIGDRNPDPRYAALEEELLEKINKLGIGPAGFGGTVTALDVKIEWYPCHIASLPVAVNIQCHASRHKEIEL
- the mdh gene encoding malate dehydrogenase, with translation MERKKITIVGAGNIGATLALLLARREVADVYLIDIDEGIAKGKALDIMEASPILGFNSRVIGTGNYEDTANSDLVVITAGFPRKPGMSRDDLLFKNFEVVKSVTEQIKKYSPEAFIIVVTNPLDAMTYTALKVSGFPSHRVMGMAGALDAARFAYFLSEKTGISVENIRAFVIGSHGDDMVPLRRYTTVSGIPVKYFLSDEELDKLVDRTRFAGGEIVSLLKRGSAFYAPAASILDMAVSILWNKRKIISCSVYLEGDAGEYYGAEGLCVGVPVVLGKNGVEKVIKLELSDEEWAQWRKSVESVKNLVDKLPL
- the lspA gene encoding signal peptidase II; protein product: MIPFLVVSAVFIIDRITKIFAMRFLKGKVVTVIPDFFSLVFAENKGAAFSIFSSSTGAGRFLMLIAFPAVIVVALIYLLLTKKEYPLYLKISLSLILGGALGNLYDRIIYGTVVDFLDFHVGKYHWPAFNVADIAVFIGTVMLILNVSGKEEA
- a CDS encoding CPBP family glutamic-type intramembrane protease, whose product is MKPYFAFFVGEGLSVTLYPLLEPLVNVICLVAVPVLIYKKRFEELGFKNFKKGFVYGLSFLIFLPFASWIYLPVAVIDAFSQEFFFKGFFYSVFENEYIFWRVSRLNLISSFLYFLVFLSISRNLCSVSYFFISIVCGILYEESGSIIAPFLFHLGFFLSRFSGIWR
- the purS gene encoding phosphoribosylformylglycinamidine synthase subunit PurS — protein: MANYSVKVFISYREGILDPQGVAVEKAAHSLGFEKVKNVRVGKYITLEIEANSKEEVEQEIREMAKRFLVNPVIEEYTFEISEK
- the purQ gene encoding phosphoribosylformylglycinamidine synthase subunit PurQ, which codes for MKFGIPVYPGSNCDKDIGWVVEKVLGKEVKYLWHEERNLSDIDCIIVPGGFSYGDYLRAGAMAKLSPISEAICEFAEKGGLVMGICNGFQILLEMGLLPGAMMPNKSLSFICKFVYLKVENNETPFTSLYKKGEVVRIPIAHAEGNYTCTPEILKEIEKNGQVVVRYCSPEGVVSEEFNPNGSLNNIAGICNKKGNVFGLMPHPERASEEVLGSTDGFRMFKSIVETLLKA
- a CDS encoding cytidine/deoxycytidylate deaminase family protein produces the protein MKRPSWDDYFLSIAYMVSSRSTCLRRKVGAVLVKDKRIIATGYNGAPSGLQHPDEVGCLREKLNVPSGERHELCRGLHAEQNAIIQAALHGVSTKGAVLYCTHCPCSLCTKMLINAGIKKIIYVEGYPDWLAGEIAREAGLEVVRIKKFFKVKVEENPDENNDNSTDR